Part of the Lutra lutra chromosome 4, mLutLut1.2, whole genome shotgun sequence genome is shown below.
GCAGTGACCCTGACACGAAAGGCTGGCCATAGACAGGAGCCACTCAGCAGCCCCCACCTGACAGGGCTTTTCTCTCCTCAGCAATAACCGACCTGCAAATGCTTCCTGGATGCCTgcacccagggctcctgggggaCAACGGGCTCCCctccctgggggttgggggggcccTGTGGACACTGCAGGAGGAAAACAGTAGGCATTGGGAATGACAAGAACCACTCTGGGCCGTGTGCCCTGGGTCACAACACGAGGATAAAGTCAGCCTAACTCGTGTGCTCTACGCTGCCCTCAAGACCCCACGGCAAAGCCGACCAtgcacagagcagacagccctCCGGACCGATGGTCTACATCTGGCAAAGACCTGGGAAGGAGATGCCTAACCCCTTATCAGACCAGGTTCACTTCTTGGTTCCTCATCTCATTTGCCTTCTGATGAGCTCACAGACAGCTCACAGGATGCTCCATGTGGCCCTGTGGACCCCTATCCCTTACCAACTACAGAATCGCCTGCCCCAAATGTGCTAGGCTCCTGCTAGGGACAGACTCCAGTGGTACCTGAGACATCAAGCATGGGCCTGTGGGACCTTGATGCCTGTATGATACTTGGTTCATTTCCAGGAAACCCCACGTGATTTCAGAGCCCTATCTGACCTGCAACGAGACCACACTGAAAAGGAGGTAGGCTGTAACATACAAAGCCAGTGACACCTCTCCACGCCCTTCTGCAGCGGGGCAGAAGCAGGTGGCAGCCACAAGCAGGACAGGGCATGACATCTGTGCGCAGAAAATCCGTTAACAGAAATACcctgtgggggtgtgggggcagaggcCAGCACTGGCTCCCTTCGAATGCCTTATCATTTCCCACCTGGTCAAGCTCACACCCGTAGGGCCCACATCCCCAGCTCACCTGCCAAGCCACAGCGAGCTGGGAGATCTCCCGGCCGGACATGCCCTCCGTCAGGTGTGCGATCTCCGAACACTTCTTCCCGTAGTCAAACTGAGCAAGCTTCAAGCGCCTGTGAAGGAGAAATTCCCGTGTGATGTCCTGGAACCCAAGAAACCCAAGACCAGACCAGAGATCTAGGAGGGCCCCTTGGCTCCCACATGAAAGGAGGACTGCGATATCTGCCAGGAGCAGGAATCCATACTAGAAACCCCCACATCCGAACGCCCCAACTTCTAAAGAGCCAAACTCTGCCTTCATGTCTGCTCTTGATTCCAGGGCTACCAGTTCTGCCCTTCTGGCCCCACTAGGAACCTCTCTTCCTTCGGGAGCCCAGGTGCCGGCACAGGGGCTTGTGGGGACAGCAGTGCGGGAGGCACGCTGCGGCAGCTGGGGGCTGGTCGGGATGAGCACGAGCGGAGGGGCTCCTGCAGCCTCACGCCCGGCTCCACCACAGGACCAGGGGGCAGGGACCACGTCCTTCTCGGACCACCCCGGTGCCCAGAGGGCACAGCCGCTGAAACCCTGTCAGGGGTGAGCTGCTGGCAAGTGTGGAATCAGACAGAGGAAAGCAGACACTTCAGGTTTGAGCGCGGTTCACTCCTGTCAATCACATGCTGAGCCCCCTTTCCAAACAGGTCCAGCTAAAGACCCGGGAGAGGCAGTCACTCATGGGAAAAGAGACCTCAGAAACTCACACCACAACCGGTGTCTGGGCTACAGTCAGGCTAGAAAGGGCCACCGGGAGGCTGGGCGGTACTGGCGCCGGCCAGGTGCGAGggagcagaggcccagggagTGAAACGCAAGGGCTCAGGCCGCAGAGGGACAGCACAGGCAGGCAAAGCCCATCCTAGAACAAAAGACGGCTCTCGCCACCACCAGTGACAGGAGGGATTCAGGTCAGTGCTGCTGCGAGGTCTGGCTCCCCGGAGATGGTTAAAAATAGAGCAGCCTCTCCTATCTGGAGCACTCTGGACGGAGCGACGAGCGAGGGCGGCCCAGACAGAATATGGAGGGCTCCCCCATCGCCGGGTGACTTTTGCAGAACAGGGACCTTGGTGTGTGCTGGCGAAGGGCCCCGGGCTCCCGGAGTCCGGGTGAGCAGTGAGCAAGGGCGAGTCCACCTCCAAGATTGCCACGACCACCTCAGGGTGAACAGAGCCCAGCCGAGGCCTGGCAACCACCATCACAGGCCCTCGCTCTCCAGGGACTGACTGCAGCCAGGATCCCTCAAGAGCCCCGGACTGTTACAAGACTTCACACAGCAGAAAAGCACGGAGATGCTGGTCTGTGATGACAGGGCACAGAGTCCAACACGGGGGCCAGCCAGTGAGCATACCTGACCCCCGCGTGCAACCCCAGGGTTAGGACAGGGTTGTAGCACCCGGGCGGGGAGCTGGAGGTCGCAGAGGGCCCTGCGGCACTCGAGCCGTTGGGATACTTACTGCTTTCCCTCTGTGGCCGGCTTCAGAACGTGCTTGTGGAAATACAGCCTCACCAGGCGCTCCCGCTCCTCCCGCTGCGGCAGGCCGAAGTGGACCATCTCGTCGATGCGGTCATTGACGGCCCAGTCAAACTGCTCAGGTTGGTTGCTGGCCAGGACCAGCATGAACCTGAAGCCAGCAGACAGCGGGGGCTAAGGGGCTGGCTGACCCGGGTGCTTGCTCCCAGGATAGGGAGCCTCTTAAACCCACACAGGACACTTTTCTAGGAGAATCTATTCAGCGGCCTTTTAACCCAAAAAACCAGCAATGCCTAGCACTGCCCTTTGCCACCCACCCATCCGTCGGACATTTCTCTGCTGACCGATGGCCCAGCCTGATGGGGTGGCCATTTAAGCTTCGCCGTGTGGAGAACAGGGTCCCCATGGCCAGAGACTGACCTCAGCCCCGCACCAGCCTGAGCCGCGCACGGAGTCCGCGGTTCAGCCAGTTCAGCAGAAGGGCCAACTCAGCAGGAACCTGGGCCAGACGCCCAGGAGGTCTGAGCAGGGGCGAGGGTCTCTGTAGGCAGGAGCCGCGCCAGACAAGGGGGAAGCATATGACCAGGTGGCCCCACAGCTGACTGGAGGGCGAGGTGCCCCCTGGTGACCAGAGGGCCCCCTCAACAACGCAGAAGAGCAAGAGTAGGGGATTCGGAAGGAGAAAGCCCCTTCCCAGAGCAACCTATGCCCTCGACAGCCGGCGGTAGGCTGACCACCTGGGCAGCTCGCTGTGGAGGGCAACCAGCAATGCCAAGCGCGGCGACTGTGGGCAACGACTGGCACCTGGCTCTGAGACCCCCTGCACCCTGACCAGCCCGGCCCCGCAgcaggagcctcagtttccccgcaAAGCGGCTGTGCGCCACAGGCGGCCCTCACTTGCTGCTGTGCTGTCCCGTCCGGTGCAGGAAGGCGTTCAGGGTGGCCCTGAGGTCCTCGCTGATTCTCTCCTGTGGAGAAAGTCCTGCCGTCAGCGGGGAGGCCGCCGCGCGGAGGGAAACAAAGGCCCCGCTCCAGCCCTCCGGGAGCCACGCACTAAACATCACTTCAGAAGCTGCTGAAGACGCCACAGGACCAACTCCTGCTTTTCAGACCACATTTATGAAGAAAGTGCAGCTGAGAAGTGGGTTGGGGTCAGACTTCATCCTGAGCAACCGGCGACCTCCCCATAAAGCCCAAACATGGCCAACGGACACCACTCCTGACCACACACCTACGGCCGGCCGGGCCCAGCAGGCCAGACGGAAGCTTCCAGAATACTCACAGTCGCTCGCTTCCTGAGAAAAGCGTCCGCTTCATCCACGAAGAGCAGGAGGCTGGGGCGGGGAAAGGACGGACGAGAAGTGGTGAGGGCCGCCCAGCAGAGCACGCTCCAGCAGAACTCCGCTTCAGGAACCCGACGCGCCTGCGACCTCAGCAGTGGCTGGGGACCCCGGACCCGACAGAGGCATGCCCAGTCCAGTGCTGCAGGGAAGCGACTGGCTTGTGCCAAACACCCTAATGTGGCACAAATATTGGGGCCGGCAGCTTCCCATCTTCCACGGGTTAAAAAACAGAAGCACCAAGAGGCTCCTGTGACAAGCAGGAGCCGCCAGTCTGTTCTCGGGGTGAGTTTCTCCCTCGGACTCCCGCCCCCAGAGTATTCCAGCTCTGTGTACAACCAGAGACAGGCTGCAGGGAAAGTCACTGACTCCCCCACTGCTCACCCCTCCCAGCAGGCGCTCCAGGGCCCGCCGGGAACCCAGGCCAGGAAAGCACATGCACGCAGAGGGGCCCGGCTCACCCTCGCCGGCTGGTATTGGCCCAGTCGAAGACCTTGTGCATGGCAGTCACACCGTCCCGCCCCATGGGGGCCACATCCCCGCCAGTCATGATGGCATAGTCCATGCCCGAGTGCAGCGCGAGTTTCTAGGCGAGAaaggggtcgggggggggggggggtgaagccTGTTTACTCTCCTCCCCTTCGAAGCCCACACGCACTGAGCTCGGCCCCTACCACCAGGTACGGCTAGGATGCCGCTTGCCTCCCCTGCACAGCCCGTCCCTGAGGGCCACAGCAGCAGCCGAGGCCCACGGCGCCCCCCCAACCTGTGCGGCGCATGCCCTCACCTTGGCAAACAGGGTCTTGCCAGTCCCAGGGGGCCCGTACACCAGAATGTTCCTGTACAGGCTGTGGTTCTTCTTGGTGTTCCTCGTTGCTATGGCAATGTCCCGCACACGGGCCTCCAGGCTGGGCTGCCAGGGGACACGGCAGGTTGGGGGGTACTCGGCTGCCAGTGTGCTCCTCCTGAGCGCCCGGAGCAGCCCCAAAGCCGGCTCAGCCCAGGCATTCTACTTCAGGAAGGAAAAGCAGCCCCAGCCTGTAGGAGAGCTCTATGGGCAGAAGGGTACCTCCCACCCCAAAGCCCACCACAGCCCTGGATGGGCAGCAGCACTTACACTGAGGACGACGCCCTCCAGTGCGTCCTGAGGGTTACTGAGGAGCCGCCTGCTGACCTGTGGGCGGGAGGGGGTAACACAAAACACAGGGACAGTAAACTCATCAGCAGAGCCCACAACACAACAGGCACGGAGTGCCGGGAGCAGCCTGACCGCCACACAGAGACTGCCGTGGAGCACACTCCAGGCCACACGTGCCTGGGCCCTGCTCCCGCTCTGGAAGGGTGACCTATGACACTGCCTGTGCTACTGGGCTGAGCCACTTACAGAGAGCGCGAGCAAGTATGCGCCATGGAACccgacagggggcttgatcccatggcaAGGAGATCACGAGCTTCGGtgaaatcaagagccacatgcttaGCCAAaggagccacctaggagccccttcAGATTCTTTAccgattttggggtgcctgggggcactcaattaagcatctgcctttggcctggctcatgatcccagggtactgggatcaagcccctcgttgggcttcctgctcagtgaggagcctgcttctccctctgctcctacatACCCCCCACCGCAGCTCATGcgctctcttcctcaaataaaatcttaaaaaaatgaagaaaaaagattctttacGGATCCTAATTTCTCAGTTACCCACAGTGATCACTATGGAGATCTAGCCACAGCTCGTGGGAGGATATGCAACAGGAACGACATCAAGCAGCAGGAGGCCTGGCTCCCCTTGAGAAAGGGAGCTCACAGCATGCAACTTCCAGCGACTTCTCACCGGACAATGGCACACAGGAGCCCCAGGATTTTGTAAACAACCCAAAATCTGCCCAGGGACAATCACACCAACAGATCCCCAGAGGTGACCGAGTGGATATGGTGAGGGTCTCCCCAGTGCGGACGTGACAGGCTCCCAGAACAGCGCCAAGAAGGAAAAAGCCACAGTCAAATCCAACGTGCTGGAGAGAACAGACGGTATTTAGGAAATGAGGGGAAATGAAGACACACGTTCACAACCCAGCTGAAATGCTAGAAAGAACTGGGCAGGACACGCAACCGCAGTGAGAAACAGGCCCACACTTACCTGCACGGGGTGCCTCAGGGCCTCTAGCACCGTGATACGAGACGTCTCCCTCACCAGGGACGGCTTCCCCAGCCGGGCCTCAATGTACCGTCCGGCAACAGATGTGGCGTTCTTGGCAGAGTAGACTCCAACGGCCAGCAGCGTCAGCCCAGCCACCTGGAGTGGAGGAGTGGGAGGGCAGGCAGAGCCCGCCCATCCCGCACCAAGCCGTCAGCAACCGGCACTGTGCCCTCTGCTCACCCCATCCCATGCAAGGCGACGCAAGGGTCCCACAGCAGCATCCCAGCTGGTGCTCAGTTTCGCATGAGCACAGGTATTTCCAGATGGGCAAGATATCAAAAAGCTTATCATGAACACCCTTTCTAAGAAAACTACTGCAGGATGCACTCCAGGGACTCCAAGACTAGGGAAGCTTCCAGGTGACAGCCCCAGCTGTGAAGAGACAGAGACCCCAAGGCTCATGGGAGGTAGACCGAATGCTGTGGTGGGAGCACAATCACGGGACACGGGACCAAGAGCTACAAAAGGTTCCTGGAAAGTATGCCGACACCTGGAAACAAAACTGAAACGTCTTCCTTACAAGAGAAACAGCCTCGCCACTGCAGGAGGAAGCAAGGTTCCAGGAGACCAGGTGGGAACTACAATAATAGGAACAAGGGTCCAAGAGGCTGGTGGCAGGGTGGGTGGGACGGGGCCGGCCTCAAGGCAGCCAGCAGCTCGTGAATACAGCAACCTCCAGCAACCACCCCCAGGTGCATCTCCCCCGCTTGCTGGGAAGGTACACGCTGGATCCGTAAGCAGCTGATCCAACAAGAAGGACGGCCAAGGGGCATTTCCTGCTCAGCCTGTCCTGTGCCCAATTCCCTGCTGAGGAGCTCTGTCGGGGGCAGGGCCGGGACTGACTGCCACCCCACTACGCAGCCCTGGTCAAGCTTCCAGACTGAAAATGGACGTTAGAGATTCAAGGGCAAACACAGATGTTTAGAACAGCTGGAAAGATCTGAGTGCACGGGGTGCTCAGACCATAGGAGCAGTCAGAATGCCCTTAATTCACCTTAAAACactccagggggaaaaaaaaaaaaaaaaaaaaaacactccaggGAGAGGGGTtggtggtacctgggtggcttggttgctACAgagtctgccctgggctcaggtcgtgacctcagggtcctgggatcagccccgcacctggccctctgctcagcagggagcccgcttctctcgctccttctgcccctcccccccactttgcactctctccctcaaataaataaatcacatctttttttaagattctgcttatttatttgacacaggagACCGCACACAAGCcgagggaacaggagagggaaaagcaggcttcctgctgagcagagagcccgacatggggctcaatcccaggaccctgggatccagacctgagccgaacgcagaggcttaacgactgagccacccaggcgcccctaaataaatcaaatcttaggggaaaaaaaaaggcagcaaccTCACTAGCTGCAGGTTTCCTTAATTGGCGTCCTGCCCTCCCTGGACAGTCTACCCCGCTCTCGTTGAGGCACAGCCTGACCCCCCCCACTGCCCTTCACTGTCTCCAGAACGAGGCTAGAACTCCAAAGCAGGGCGCTTGCAGGAGAAGCCAGGATGCCAGGACACAGGTGCACAGGACACTCCCGGTAAGCCAGGCTACTTGTTAGGGCCTCACTACCACGGGAGCGGGTGCCAAGTCACACCGTGTGGCCCAGAGCAGTGCCTGGCGCAAGGCCGACAGCAGAAGGCCTTGCGGAGTTGGGGGCTCTTTGGGAACCTGCCCTGGCTGAcgccctccccactgccctgagTGCTGACCAGCCACGAGGCATGGGGCACAGACCACAGGGCCTGAGGACAAGTGCCTGGAGTCCTATGGCCTCGCTGGCTGCCCTCCACTTCCCACTAGAGGGTGGGAGCCCTCACAGGAGCACGGTTTAGAGGGGTTCACAGCCACATCTCCAGTGCCCCTGGAGCTCTAGCTGGGCCCCACCCTTGAGGCTGCCAGGCAGACTTCCAGTTACGCTTTCCAAAGGGCAGCGCTTCTAAGAAGAGGGAAACCAGAGCTCTGGCTTCAGATCTGGCTTCTAGATCTTGCAGCCCAACAGTTAAAAGCCTAACCCCAACGCCAACAGCGAACTGCTGGCCGTGCCCCACACCCCGGGGCTGTACCACGTCCTGTTTTCacaggaaggggctggagggaagggcagcGGCAAAGGCTTACACCAGTCGGGTGTGAGGTCCCTTTCACTGCTGGGTGGAGGCAGGGACGGGACCCAGCAGTGACTGTGACACAGGCCATAAGCAGGAAGACACAGCAGGGGTGTTTACCGTGGCTGTCACTTTGTCCCAGTCTGTCACAAAGGCACGGAATCCTTCACCAAATAGGGCGCCCGCTGTCCTGTAGAGGAAGCAGCTATGTGACAAGGGATCTAGGCCCCTGGCTGGAGAAAAGGGCAAGGGCAATGAAGGTCAGCACACGGGAAGACCTGCTGAGAGCCCGCCTCCCACCAATGTACCAACTGAGAGCCTCCTGGCCCAGGTGAAAGGCCAGATGACATCGGCCACAGGGCTCTGCCACAGGCCTCTGGGGCCTGTGACTCACCTGATGGACTCCAGGATGGTCTGGCGGTGCTCAGCAGCCTTCAGGCGGATCTGCTCACGAATAATGTCTGCGTTCTCCCGCTCGGCCTTGGCCCGGGCACGGGCCTCTGCCTCCACACGCAGCATCTCGTCCTTGTGCCGCAGTTCCATCTCCCGTTCCACGGTGGCTGCCCAgggaaagggcagggagagggtgttCAGCCCATGGCCCCCTAATCCTCCCAGAGCGGCTCAGGCAACTCTCCTCCTGGGAGGGAGGTGACGCCGGTCAGATGCTGGGGGAATGCCTGGCTTGCCTAGCTTCTGCTATGCGGTCCCAACCAGAGAACGGAGAGCCCCTAGGAGGCCCTACCAGAGTCTCGAAATGTTGCTTGGGGATCCAAGTGCCTGAAGCATCATACGTCCATGCTTACAGGCTGCTTTCCCCAGTAGCCGTTCTCCAGCCTAGGGCAGCTCCGAGGACACAGCCCCCACAAGCCCAGCTCTACCTCGCCGCATGGCCTCCTGCTTCTGCACCGACTCTTCCTGCTTCCGTAAATTCTCCTCATTGAGAAGTTGCTGAGAAGAAGCCacagggaaaagggaaaacttTCAAAATTAGGAAActaatctggggtgcctgggtagctcaactGGTtgagcttggttttggctcaggtcatgatctcagggtcatgggatggagccctgcgtggggctctgtgctcagcagggagcctgcctgtctttctcctcctccctctgcctccctacccctgctcaggcactcactctctctcattaaaataaataactaaaaccttaaataatatattaaaagtgaTCAGGAGTCAATCTAAAAGCTGAGCTGCCTCCACCTGTGGGGACACTTAAGCTGCCCTGGGGTCTGCAAGCCTCTCTGGGAATGACGGCCCAGGGCCTACACACTCCACAGCCCTCGGAGGCAGGTCTGAACCCCACGTAggacatgtgcacatgtgcatgggGGGTGAGGTGGTGCAGGAGCCCTTGCCTCTAGCACAGGTCCGCCACAGGACAGGCCTCTGGGCACCCTAGGCCAGACAAACATCTGTCCTCAGAACACTATCTTTCCCTGTGAAATTtacttttagggggaaaaaaatttttttttaaagatt
Proteins encoded:
- the LOC125097800 gene encoding ATPase family AAA domain-containing protein 3 isoform X2 translates to MSWLFGIKGPKGEGAGPPLSLPPAQPGAEGGGDRGAADRQAPKDKWSNFDPTGLERAAKAARELEHSRHAKEALSLARMQEQTLQLEQQTKLKEYEAAVEQLKSEQIRVQAEERRKTLSEETRQHQARAQYQDRLARQRHEDQLKQQQLLNEENLRKQEESVQKQEAMRRATVEREMELRHKDEMLRVEAEARARAKAERENADIIREQIRLKAAEHRQTILESIRTAGALFGEGFRAFVTDWDKVTATVAGLTLLAVGVYSAKNATSVAGRYIEARLGKPSLVRETSRITVLEALRHPVQVSRRLLSNPQDALEGVVLSPSLEARVRDIAIATRNTKKNHSLYRNILVYGPPGTGKTLFAKKLALHSGMDYAIMTGGDVAPMGRDGVTAMHKVFDWANTSRRGLLLFVDEADAFLRKRATERISEDLRATLNAFLHRTGQHSSKFMLVLASNQPEQFDWAVNDRIDEMVHFGLPQREERERLVRLYFHKHVLKPATEGKQMGFACLCCPSAA
- the LOC125097800 gene encoding ATPase family AAA domain-containing protein 3 isoform X3, with protein sequence MRRATVEREMELRHKDEMLRVEAEARARAKAERENADIIREQIRLKAAEHRQTILESIRTAGALFGEGFRAFVTDWDKVTATVAGLTLLAVGVYSAKNATSVAGRYIEARLGKPSLVRETSRITVLEALRHPVQVSRRLLSNPQDALEGVVLSPSLEARVRDIAIATRNTKKNHSLYRNILVYGPPGTGKTLFAKKLALHSGMDYAIMTGGDVAPMGRDGVTAMHKVFDWANTSRRGLLLFVDEADAFLRKRATERISEDLRATLNAFLHRTGQHSSKFMLVLASNQPEQFDWAVNDRIDEMVHFGLPQREERERLVRLYFHKHVLKPATEGKQRLKLAQFDYGKKCSEIAHLTEGMSGREISQLAVAWQAMAYASEDGVLTEAMMDVRVQDAIQQHQQKMQWLKAEGVRPKDDQPPLPSTQAQ
- the LOC125097800 gene encoding ATPase family AAA domain-containing protein 3 isoform X1; this encodes MSWLFGIKGPKGEGAGPPLSLPPAQPGAEGGGDRGAADRQAPKDKWSNFDPTGLERAAKAARELEHSRHAKEALSLARMQEQTLQLEQQTKLKEYEAAVEQLKSEQIRVQAEERRKTLSEETRQHQARAQYQDRLARQRHEDQLKQQQLLNEENLRKQEESVQKQEAMRRATVEREMELRHKDEMLRVEAEARARAKAERENADIIREQIRLKAAEHRQTILESIRTAGALFGEGFRAFVTDWDKVTATVAGLTLLAVGVYSAKNATSVAGRYIEARLGKPSLVRETSRITVLEALRHPVQVSRRLLSNPQDALEGVVLSPSLEARVRDIAIATRNTKKNHSLYRNILVYGPPGTGKTLFAKKLALHSGMDYAIMTGGDVAPMGRDGVTAMHKVFDWANTSRRGLLLFVDEADAFLRKRATERISEDLRATLNAFLHRTGQHSSKFMLVLASNQPEQFDWAVNDRIDEMVHFGLPQREERERLVRLYFHKHVLKPATEGKQRLKLAQFDYGKKCSEIAHLTEGMSGREISQLAVAWQAMAYASEDGVLTEAMMDVRVQDAIQQHQQKMQWLKAEGVRPKDDQPPLPSTQAQ